A genome region from Thermomonospora amylolytica includes the following:
- a CDS encoding methyltransferase domain-containing protein, which produces MTDASRGAGGAIMGTRGTGRVRTAVVWDVLRRTVDELSGSGGRCLEVIDAGGGTGGFAVPLAGLGHRVTVVDASPDALAALERRAAEAGVTVDSVQGDAGDLLDLVGAGKADLVLCHSVLEYTEDPAAAMAALAGTVRPGGAVSVLAAGQVAAAVHRALAGHFDEARRALGDPAGRWGERDPVPLRFTRRMLTDLVTGAGLRVAELHGVRIFADLVSGGVLDDPEAVQALIELETAAAVHPVLRDLATQLHVLARR; this is translated from the coding sequence ATGACCGATGCGAGCCGCGGCGCCGGAGGCGCGATCATGGGCACTCGGGGGACCGGGCGGGTACGCACCGCCGTGGTGTGGGACGTGCTGCGCCGTACGGTGGACGAGCTGTCCGGTTCCGGCGGCCGGTGCCTGGAGGTGATCGACGCCGGGGGCGGCACCGGCGGGTTCGCCGTGCCGCTGGCCGGGCTGGGCCACCGGGTGACGGTGGTGGACGCCAGTCCCGACGCGCTGGCCGCCCTGGAACGCCGCGCCGCCGAGGCCGGCGTCACCGTCGACTCGGTGCAGGGCGACGCCGGGGACCTGCTCGACCTGGTCGGCGCCGGCAAGGCCGACCTGGTGCTGTGCCACAGCGTGCTGGAGTACACCGAGGACCCGGCCGCCGCGATGGCCGCGCTGGCCGGGACGGTGCGCCCGGGCGGCGCGGTGAGCGTGCTGGCCGCCGGGCAGGTGGCCGCCGCCGTGCACCGCGCCCTGGCCGGCCACTTCGACGAGGCGCGCCGGGCGCTGGGCGACCCGGCGGGCCGGTGGGGCGAGCGCGACCCCGTTCCGCTGCGCTTCACCCGCCGGATGCTGACCGACCTGGTCACCGGGGCGGGCCTGCGGGTGGCCGAGCTGCACGGGGTGCGGATCTTCGCCGACCTGGTGTCCGGCGGGGTGCTGGACGACCCGGAGGCGGTCCAGGCGCTGATCGAGCTGGAGACCGCCGCCGCCGTGCACCCGGTGCTGCGCGACCTGGCCACCCAGCTGCACGTGCTCGCCCGCAGGTGA
- a CDS encoding alpha/beta hydrolase, with translation MTPSRTELSGRIDEHVFTSELLRGNPLGDPHERPLWVYVPPGYDDEPDRRHPTVYVIMGYTGQMEMWWNRTAYRNPFPVEADAVFARGEAPPAILVYVDAWTAYGGSQFVDSPGTGPYHSYLCDEIVPWVDAHYRTLPDRDHRAITGKSSGGFGAMITPMLRPDLFGALATHAGDALYEYCYLPEFAQCVRHLRGYDGDVWAWWKDFRSRTAFTRPEDESLLMVLGVSACFSARDDGTPELPFDPRTGVLRPDLWQRWLDLDPVRMVPRYADAVRSLRAVWIDGGTRDEWYLDIGAEAFRQAIVDVGLPEERIRFELFEAGHGRIEYRYPLALAWLCRRIAAQSTG, from the coding sequence TTGACGCCGAGTCGCACGGAGCTGTCCGGCCGGATCGACGAGCACGTGTTCACCAGCGAGCTGCTGCGCGGCAACCCGCTGGGCGATCCGCACGAGCGGCCGCTGTGGGTGTACGTGCCGCCGGGGTACGACGACGAGCCGGACCGCCGCCACCCCACCGTGTACGTGATCATGGGCTACACGGGCCAGATGGAGATGTGGTGGAACCGGACGGCCTACCGGAACCCGTTCCCCGTGGAGGCCGACGCGGTGTTCGCCCGGGGCGAGGCTCCCCCGGCGATCCTGGTGTACGTGGACGCGTGGACGGCGTACGGGGGCAGCCAGTTCGTGGACTCCCCCGGCACCGGGCCGTACCACTCGTACCTGTGCGACGAGATCGTTCCGTGGGTGGACGCGCACTACCGGACGCTGCCCGACCGGGACCATCGGGCGATCACCGGCAAGTCCAGCGGCGGCTTCGGTGCGATGATCACGCCGATGCTGCGGCCGGACCTGTTCGGGGCGCTGGCCACCCACGCGGGGGACGCCCTGTACGAGTACTGCTACCTGCCCGAGTTCGCCCAGTGCGTGCGGCACCTGCGGGGCTATGACGGGGACGTCTGGGCGTGGTGGAAGGACTTCCGGAGCCGGACCGCGTTCACCCGCCCGGAGGACGAGTCGCTGCTGATGGTCCTGGGCGTGTCGGCGTGCTTCTCGGCCCGCGACGACGGCACCCCCGAGCTGCCGTTCGATCCGCGCACCGGGGTGCTGCGGCCGGATCTGTGGCAACGGTGGCTGGACCTGGACCCGGTCCGGATGGTGCCGCGGTACGCGGACGCGGTGCGTTCGCTGCGGGCGGTGTGGATCGACGGCGGGACGCGCGACGAGTGGTACCTGGACATCGGCGCCGAGGCGTTCCGGCAGGCGATCGTCGACGTGGGCCTGCCGGAGGAGCGGATCCGCTTCGAGTTGTTCGAGGCGGGTCACGGGAGGATCGAGTACCGCTATCCCCTGGCGCTGGCCTGGTTGTGCCGGCGCATCGCCGCTCAGTCCACGGGGTGA
- a CDS encoding enoyl-CoA hydratase-related protein, with the protein MIDLRRDGDVFVLRFDHGENRFHPDFLDAVLGALDTVEKAEGPRALVTVGTGKFYSNGLDLDWLGANSDRFGWYLGRVHEVYARLLSLPMPTVAAVNGHAFAGGAMLVLTHDLSVMRTGRGYFCLPEVDLGMTFTPGMNALLQARLPKVTAHEAMITGRRYTAEEARSAGIVGEIAPEEEVLPVALARAAALAGKDGGVVARIRTALYPQVLAALRGPVS; encoded by the coding sequence ATGATCGACCTGCGCCGCGACGGGGACGTGTTCGTCCTGCGCTTCGACCACGGCGAGAACCGCTTCCACCCAGACTTCCTGGACGCGGTGCTCGGCGCGCTGGACACCGTCGAGAAGGCCGAGGGGCCGCGCGCCCTGGTCACGGTCGGGACCGGCAAGTTCTACTCCAACGGCCTGGACCTGGACTGGCTCGGCGCCAACTCCGACCGGTTCGGCTGGTACCTGGGGCGGGTCCACGAGGTGTACGCGCGGCTGCTGTCGCTGCCCATGCCGACCGTGGCGGCCGTCAACGGGCACGCCTTCGCCGGCGGCGCGATGCTCGTGCTGACCCACGACCTGTCGGTGATGCGCACCGGCCGCGGCTACTTCTGCCTGCCCGAGGTCGATCTGGGCATGACGTTCACGCCGGGGATGAACGCGCTGCTGCAGGCCCGGCTGCCCAAGGTCACCGCGCACGAGGCGATGATCACCGGCCGCCGGTACACCGCCGAGGAGGCGCGGTCCGCCGGGATCGTCGGCGAGATCGCCCCCGAGGAGGAGGTGCTGCCGGTCGCGCTGGCCCGGGCGGCGGCGCTGGCGGGCAAGGACGGCGGCGTGGTCGCCCGCATCCGCACCGCCCTGTACCCGCAGGTCCTGGCGGCGCTGCGGGGCCCGGTGTCGTGA
- a CDS encoding TetR/AcrR family transcriptional regulator, protein MASDSRERMVRSAAYLFRERGYSGTGFRDVIAHSGAPRGSIYHHFPGGKVQLAQEAVRYAGEFLDSGIRAAMEGGDPAAAVDAFVGWWRSVLVRSEFRAGCPVVAVTVESHDEAPQLADAAAAVFARWEDTLATGLGNAGVPDDRATRLARLIVAAVEGATILCRAHRDVRPLDDVVAELKELTRDAAEDS, encoded by the coding sequence ATGGCATCCGACAGCCGGGAACGCATGGTCCGCAGCGCCGCCTATCTGTTCCGCGAGCGCGGCTACAGCGGGACGGGCTTCCGGGACGTGATCGCGCACAGCGGGGCGCCGCGCGGGTCGATCTACCACCACTTCCCCGGCGGCAAGGTCCAGCTGGCCCAGGAGGCGGTCCGCTACGCCGGGGAGTTCCTGGACTCCGGGATCCGGGCCGCCATGGAGGGCGGCGACCCGGCGGCGGCGGTCGACGCGTTCGTCGGCTGGTGGCGTTCGGTGCTGGTCCGCAGCGAGTTCCGGGCCGGCTGCCCGGTGGTCGCGGTCACCGTCGAGTCCCACGACGAGGCGCCGCAGCTCGCCGACGCGGCGGCGGCGGTGTTCGCGCGGTGGGAGGACACGCTGGCGACCGGGCTGGGCAACGCGGGCGTGCCCGACGACCGCGCCACCCGCCTGGCCAGGCTGATCGTGGCCGCCGTGGAGGGCGCCACCATCCTGTGCCGGGCGCACCGCGACGTGCGGCCGCTCGACGACGTCGTCGCCGAGCTCAAGGAGCTGACCCGCGACGCCGCCGAGGACTCCTGA
- the aroQ gene encoding type II 3-dehydroquinate dehydratase: MRNVFVLNGPNLRRLGTREPDVYGSQTFDDLAALCRETGRRLDLHVEVRQTDDEAEMVRWVHEAADGRVPIVLNPAAFTHYSYALRDALAQRTAPLIEVHISNPAAREEFRHTSVVAGVANGTIAGFGLYSYVLALQAVAELLAEESAR; the protein is encoded by the coding sequence GTGAGGAACGTGTTCGTGCTCAACGGCCCCAACCTGCGGCGGCTGGGCACCCGCGAGCCCGACGTGTACGGCTCGCAGACGTTCGACGACCTGGCCGCGCTGTGCCGGGAGACCGGGCGGCGGCTGGACCTGCACGTCGAGGTGCGGCAGACCGACGACGAGGCCGAGATGGTCCGCTGGGTGCACGAGGCCGCCGACGGGCGCGTCCCGATCGTGCTGAACCCGGCCGCGTTCACGCACTACTCGTACGCGCTGCGGGACGCCCTCGCCCAGCGCACCGCGCCGCTGATCGAGGTGCACATCTCCAACCCGGCCGCCCGCGAGGAGTTCCGGCACACCTCGGTGGTCGCCGGGGTCGCCAACGGGACCATCGCCGGGTTCGGGCTGTACTCGTACGTGCTGGCGCTGCAGGCCGTCGCCGAGCTGCTGGCCGAGGAGTCCGCCCGCTGA
- a CDS encoding LLM class F420-dependent oxidoreductase, with translation MRIGMPLSYAGGFKETVNDLAEYEKAGLDIVFVAEAYSFDAVSQLGYIAAKTERLEIASGILPVYTRTPSLLAMTAAGLDYVSDGRFTLGLGASGPQVIEGFHGLPYHAPLGRTREVIEICRKVWKRERVQYDGRHYKLPLPPEQGTGLGKPLKLINHPVRDRIPIHIAAIGPKNVELAAEIAEGWQPIFYLPEKAADVWGAALDAGRAKRAPELGELDVVGQAPLAIGDDVDGFLEFGRPMVALYVGGMGAKGKNFYNDLCRRYGWEKEAEEIQDLYLSGKKDEAAAKVPVELLRGMSLIGPESHVKERLAAMKESGITTLNVTPIAGDHKARLALIEKVKELAADL, from the coding sequence ATGCGCATCGGGATGCCGCTGAGCTATGCGGGCGGTTTCAAGGAGACCGTCAACGACCTGGCCGAGTACGAGAAGGCCGGGCTGGACATCGTGTTCGTCGCCGAGGCCTACAGCTTCGACGCGGTCAGCCAGCTGGGCTACATCGCGGCCAAGACCGAGCGCCTGGAGATCGCCTCGGGCATCCTGCCGGTCTACACCCGCACTCCCAGCCTGCTGGCGATGACCGCGGCGGGCCTGGACTACGTCTCCGACGGGCGCTTCACCCTCGGCCTCGGCGCCTCCGGCCCCCAGGTCATCGAGGGCTTCCACGGCCTGCCCTACCACGCGCCGCTGGGCCGCACCCGCGAGGTCATCGAGATCTGCCGCAAGGTCTGGAAGCGCGAGCGGGTCCAGTACGACGGCAGGCACTACAAGCTCCCGCTGCCTCCCGAGCAGGGCACCGGGCTCGGCAAGCCGCTCAAGCTGATCAACCACCCGGTCCGCGACCGCATCCCGATCCACATCGCCGCCATCGGCCCCAAGAACGTCGAGCTGGCCGCCGAGATCGCCGAGGGCTGGCAGCCGATCTTCTACCTGCCGGAGAAGGCCGCCGACGTGTGGGGCGCCGCGCTGGACGCCGGCCGGGCCAAGCGCGCCCCCGAGCTGGGCGAGCTGGACGTGGTCGGCCAGGCCCCGCTGGCCATCGGCGACGACGTCGACGGGTTCCTGGAGTTCGGCCGCCCCATGGTCGCCCTGTACGTCGGCGGCATGGGCGCCAAGGGCAAGAACTTCTACAACGACCTGTGCCGCCGCTACGGCTGGGAGAAGGAGGCCGAGGAGATCCAGGACCTCTACCTGTCCGGCAAGAAGGACGAGGCCGCCGCCAAGGTCCCCGTCGAGTTGCTGCGCGGCATGTCCCTCATCGGCCCCGAGTCGCACGTCAAGGAGCGGCTGGCGGCGATGAAGGAGTCCGGGATCACCACCCTCAACGTCACCCCGATCGCCGGCGACCACAAGGCCCGCCTGGCCCTGATCGAGAAGGTCAAGGAACTGGCCGCCGACCTCTGA
- the efp gene encoding elongation factor P — translation MATTNDLKNGMTLNLDGQLWTVLEFQHVKPGKGGAFVRTKLKNVLSGKVVDKTFNAGVKVDVASVDKREMQYLYREGEDFVFMDTETYDQPHIPAATVGDAANYLLPEQTAVVAFNNDTPLYVELPAAVVLEITHTDPGVQGDRSTGGTKPATLETGAEIQVPLFISTGEKVKVDTRTGEYLGRA, via the coding sequence GTGGCCACCACGAACGACCTGAAGAACGGCATGACGCTGAACCTCGACGGCCAGCTGTGGACCGTTCTGGAGTTCCAGCACGTCAAGCCAGGCAAGGGCGGCGCGTTCGTGCGCACCAAGCTCAAGAACGTGCTCTCCGGCAAGGTCGTGGACAAGACCTTCAACGCCGGGGTCAAGGTCGACGTCGCCAGCGTCGACAAGCGGGAGATGCAGTACCTCTACCGCGAGGGCGAGGACTTCGTCTTCATGGACACCGAGACCTACGACCAGCCGCACATCCCGGCCGCCACCGTGGGCGACGCCGCCAACTACCTGCTGCCCGAGCAGACCGCGGTGGTCGCGTTCAACAACGACACCCCGCTGTACGTGGAGCTGCCCGCCGCGGTGGTGCTGGAGATCACCCACACCGACCCGGGCGTGCAGGGCGACCGGTCCACCGGCGGCACCAAGCCCGCCACCCTGGAGACCGGCGCGGAGATCCAGGTGCCGCTGTTCATCAGCACCGGTGAGAAGGTGAAGGTCGACACCCGCACCGGCGAGTACCTCGGCCGGGCCTGA
- a CDS encoding M24 family metallopeptidase: MGDVHIVRRRALAAALQESGIDAALITRLVNVRYLTGLASSNAALLVWADGSATLSTDGRYAGTAAAVCPDLETVIDRRTALVLAERAAAGPAQVLLGFEDHHVTVRQHKDLAAVGDTLTLTSLDQAVERLRTVKDETELDLLRRACAITDAAFEAVLPRIRPGMTERELAVALERQMVDLGAEAPAFDSIVAAGPNGAVPHHRPGDRPIAEGDLVTMDFGARCDGYHADMTRTIAVGRVADWQRETYELVAAAQRAAVQAAVDGAETRAVDAAARDLIREAGHGDHFPHGVGHGVGLEIHEAPLMGYDKTGRLSDRATITAEPGVYLAERGGVRIEDTLAVRADGPEILTKTTKDLLVV, from the coding sequence ATGGGTGACGTTCACATCGTTCGCAGGCGGGCGCTGGCCGCGGCGCTGCAGGAGTCCGGGATCGACGCGGCGCTGATCACCCGGCTGGTCAACGTCCGCTACCTGACCGGGCTGGCCAGCTCCAACGCCGCGCTGCTGGTGTGGGCCGACGGGTCGGCCACCCTGTCCACCGACGGCCGGTACGCCGGCACCGCCGCCGCCGTCTGCCCCGACCTGGAGACCGTGATCGACCGGCGGACCGCCCTCGTCCTGGCCGAACGGGCGGCCGCTGGGCCGGCCCAGGTGCTGCTGGGCTTCGAGGACCACCACGTGACCGTGCGCCAGCACAAGGACCTGGCCGCCGTCGGCGACACCCTCACCCTCACCTCGCTCGACCAGGCCGTGGAGCGGCTCCGCACGGTCAAGGACGAGACCGAGCTGGACCTGCTCCGCCGGGCCTGCGCCATCACCGACGCCGCCTTCGAGGCGGTGCTGCCGCGCATCCGCCCCGGCATGACCGAACGCGAGCTGGCCGTCGCCCTGGAACGGCAGATGGTCGACCTGGGCGCGGAGGCCCCGGCGTTCGACTCCATCGTGGCCGCCGGACCCAACGGGGCCGTCCCGCACCACCGCCCCGGCGACCGCCCCATCGCCGAGGGCGACCTGGTCACCATGGACTTCGGCGCGCGCTGCGACGGCTACCACGCCGACATGACCCGCACCATCGCGGTCGGCCGCGTCGCCGACTGGCAGCGGGAGACGTACGAGCTGGTCGCCGCCGCCCAGCGGGCCGCCGTCCAGGCCGCCGTGGACGGCGCCGAGACCAGGGCCGTCGACGCCGCCGCCCGCGACCTGATCCGCGAGGCCGGCCACGGCGACCACTTCCCCCACGGCGTCGGGCACGGAGTGGGCCTGGAGATCCACGAGGCCCCGCTCATGGGGTACGACAAGACCGGTAGACTGAGCGATCGGGCCACGATCACCGCCGAGCCCGGGGTGTACCTCGCCGAACGGGGCGGAGTGCGCATCGAGGACACCCTGGCGGTCCGCGCGGACGGGCCCGAGATCCTCACCAAGACGACCAAGGACCTGCTCGTGGTGTGA
- the aroC gene encoding chorismate synthase has translation MLRWLTAGESHGPALVAILEGLPAGVRVTSADIAEALRRRRLGHGRGARMKFEQDQVTIVGGIRHGRTLGGPVAIEVGNTEWPKWQTVMAADPVDPQVLAEQARNAPLTRPRPGHADLAGMQKYGFDDARPVLERASARETAARVALGEVARAFLRQAVGVEVLSHVVGLGEVSAPEGLQPTPADLAAIDEDPVRCFDAETSAEMVAHIDELRKAGDTIGGVVEVLAYGLPPGLGSHVHWDRRLDARLAGALMGIQAIKGVALGDGFETARRPGSKAHDEIERTEDGIRRRTNRAGGVEGGMTTGDVLRVRAAMKPISTVPRALDTVDVTTGEPAKAINQRSDVTAVPAAGVVAEAMVALVLADAVLEKFGGDSVEETARNAQGYLSSLTIK, from the coding sequence ATGCTGCGCTGGTTGACCGCCGGAGAGTCCCATGGCCCGGCACTCGTCGCGATCCTCGAAGGGCTCCCGGCCGGTGTCCGGGTGACCTCCGCCGACATCGCCGAGGCCCTGCGCCGCCGCCGGCTCGGGCACGGGCGGGGCGCCCGGATGAAGTTCGAGCAGGACCAGGTCACCATCGTCGGGGGGATCCGGCACGGCCGCACCCTCGGCGGCCCGGTGGCCATCGAGGTCGGCAACACCGAGTGGCCCAAGTGGCAGACGGTGATGGCCGCCGACCCGGTGGACCCGCAGGTGCTCGCCGAGCAGGCCCGCAACGCCCCGCTGACCCGGCCCCGCCCCGGCCACGCCGACCTGGCCGGGATGCAGAAGTACGGCTTCGACGACGCCCGCCCGGTGCTGGAGCGGGCCAGCGCCCGGGAGACCGCGGCGCGGGTGGCGCTCGGCGAGGTCGCCAGGGCGTTCCTGCGGCAGGCGGTCGGGGTGGAGGTGCTCAGCCACGTGGTCGGGCTGGGCGAGGTGTCGGCCCCCGAGGGCCTGCAGCCCACCCCCGCCGACCTGGCCGCCATCGACGAGGACCCGGTCCGCTGCTTCGACGCCGAGACCAGCGCCGAGATGGTCGCCCACATCGACGAGCTGCGCAAGGCCGGCGACACCATCGGCGGGGTCGTCGAGGTGCTCGCCTACGGGCTGCCGCCGGGCCTGGGCAGCCACGTGCACTGGGACCGCCGGCTCGACGCCCGGCTGGCCGGGGCGCTGATGGGCATCCAGGCGATCAAGGGCGTGGCGCTCGGCGACGGGTTCGAGACCGCCCGCCGCCCCGGCTCCAAGGCCCACGACGAGATCGAGCGGACCGAGGACGGCATCCGCCGCCGCACCAACCGGGCCGGCGGCGTCGAGGGCGGCATGACCACCGGCGACGTGCTGCGGGTGCGCGCCGCGATGAAGCCGATCTCCACCGTGCCGCGGGCGCTGGACACCGTGGACGTCACCACCGGCGAGCCCGCCAAGGCCATCAACCAGCGCAGCGACGTCACCGCGGTGCCCGCCGCCGGGGTGGTCGCCGAGGCGATGGTGGCGCTGGTGCTCGCCGACGCCGTGCTGGAGAAGTTCGGCGGCGACTCGGTGGAGGAGACCGCCCGCAACGCCCAGGGCTACCTGTCCTCGCTGACCATCAAGTAG
- a CDS encoding HD domain-containing protein: MTFTPHPLPEPAARLLAEVGAPARLVAHLELVHDVAVRLLDRLADACPDLAVDREAVLFGAATHDIGKALHRHELTGPGSAHEPDGHRLLREHGVAERLARFARTHADWHAPGIGVEDLLVGLADKIWKARRAADLEDLVAARIAAASGRERWAAFLILDDILDALAADADARLAYQNAHPVD, encoded by the coding sequence GTGACGTTCACCCCGCACCCGCTGCCCGAACCCGCCGCCCGGCTGCTCGCCGAGGTCGGCGCCCCGGCCCGTCTGGTCGCCCACCTGGAACTCGTCCACGACGTGGCCGTACGGCTGCTCGACCGGCTCGCCGATGCCTGCCCGGACCTGGCGGTCGACCGGGAGGCGGTGCTGTTCGGGGCCGCGACCCACGACATCGGCAAGGCGCTGCACCGCCACGAGCTGACCGGCCCCGGATCGGCGCACGAGCCGGACGGCCACCGGCTGCTGCGCGAGCACGGGGTGGCCGAACGGCTCGCCCGGTTCGCCCGTACCCACGCCGACTGGCACGCCCCCGGCATCGGCGTCGAGGACCTGCTGGTCGGCCTGGCCGACAAGATCTGGAAGGCCAGGCGGGCGGCCGACCTGGAGGACCTGGTCGCCGCCCGGATCGCGGCCGCGTCGGGCCGGGAACGCTGGGCGGCGTTCCTGATCCTGGACGACATCCTCGACGCCCTCGCCGCCGACGCCGACGCCCGCCTGGCCTACCAGAACGCTCACCCCGTGGACTGA
- the nusB gene encoding transcription antitermination factor NusB translates to MAARTKARKLALDILYAAEMRGERPMDVLAQRGRPNTDEIAAREHAVRLIEGVQEHQERIDELLATYATGWTLDRMPAVDRNLLRLGAYELLWVDDVPDGVAVAEAVALATELSTDESPRFVNGLLSRLQRLKPSLAL, encoded by the coding sequence ATGGCCGCACGCACCAAGGCCCGCAAGCTGGCCCTGGACATCCTGTACGCCGCCGAGATGCGCGGCGAGCGGCCGATGGACGTGCTCGCCCAGCGGGGCCGTCCCAACACCGACGAGATCGCCGCGCGCGAGCACGCGGTCCGGCTGATCGAGGGCGTGCAGGAGCACCAGGAGCGGATCGACGAGCTGCTGGCGACCTACGCCACCGGCTGGACGCTGGACCGGATGCCGGCCGTCGACCGCAACCTGCTCCGCCTGGGGGCCTACGAGCTGCTGTGGGTCGACGACGTGCCGGACGGGGTCGCGGTCGCCGAGGCGGTGGCGCTGGCCACCGAGCTGTCCACCGACGAGTCCCCGCGGTTCGTCAACGGGCTGCTGTCGCGGCTGCAGCGGCTCAAGCCGTCGCTGGCGCTGTAG
- the aroB gene encoding 3-dehydroquinate synthase, with translation MTATRIAVRGADPYEVVIGAGVLGELPGLLGGKVRTVAVVHDESLPEIAGPVVKALEESGHAVHALPVPAGEAAKEVGVLAGLWSRFARIGITRSDAVVGVGGGATTDLAGFAAASWLRGVRAVLVPTTLLGMVDAAVGGKTGINIAEGKNLVGAFHPPAGVLCDLTTLMTMPHEDYISGLAEIVKAGFIADPRILDLVEDDPAGAASPAGPHTRELVERAVRVKADVVSADLRESGLREILNYGHTLGHAIEKAEDYRFRHGHAVAIGMVYAAELGRLAGRLSADLVERHRTVLTSVGLPTAYAADAWPVLRDGMRVDKKARGSTLRFVVLDGLARPARLEGPDEDLLAAAYREIAQ, from the coding sequence ATGACCGCGACCAGGATCGCGGTCCGCGGCGCCGACCCGTACGAGGTCGTCATCGGCGCCGGAGTGCTGGGCGAGCTGCCCGGGCTGCTGGGCGGGAAGGTCCGCACCGTCGCCGTGGTCCACGACGAGAGCCTGCCGGAGATCGCCGGGCCGGTGGTCAAGGCGCTGGAGGAGTCCGGCCACGCCGTCCACGCGCTGCCGGTGCCCGCCGGGGAGGCCGCCAAGGAGGTCGGCGTGCTGGCCGGCCTGTGGTCGCGGTTCGCCCGGATCGGCATCACCCGTTCCGACGCGGTCGTGGGGGTCGGCGGCGGCGCCACCACCGACCTGGCCGGGTTCGCGGCGGCGTCCTGGCTGCGCGGGGTCAGGGCGGTGCTGGTGCCCACCACCCTGCTCGGCATGGTGGACGCCGCGGTCGGCGGCAAGACCGGCATCAACATCGCCGAGGGCAAGAACCTCGTCGGCGCGTTCCACCCCCCGGCCGGGGTGCTGTGCGACCTGACCACCCTGATGACGATGCCGCACGAGGACTACATCAGCGGCCTCGCCGAGATCGTCAAGGCCGGGTTCATCGCCGACCCGCGGATCCTGGACCTGGTCGAGGACGACCCCGCCGGGGCCGCCTCGCCCGCCGGGCCGCACACCCGCGAGCTGGTCGAACGCGCCGTCAGGGTGAAGGCCGACGTGGTCTCCGCCGACCTGCGGGAGAGCGGGCTGCGGGAGATCCTCAACTACGGCCACACCCTCGGGCACGCCATCGAGAAGGCCGAGGACTACCGGTTCCGGCACGGCCACGCGGTCGCCATCGGCATGGTCTACGCCGCCGAGCTCGGTCGCCTCGCCGGCCGCCTGTCCGCCGACCTGGTTGAACGTCATCGCACCGTGCTGACCTCCGTGGGGCTGCCCACCGCCTACGCGGCCGACGCCTGGCCCGTGCTGCGCGACGGGATGCGCGTGGACAAGAAGGCCCGGGGGTCCACGCTGCGCTTCGTGGTGCTCGACGGCCTGGCCAGGCCCGCCCGGCTGGAGGGTCCCGACGAGGACCTGCTCGCCGCCGCCTACCGGGAGATCGCCCAGTGA
- a CDS encoding shikimate kinase, giving the protein MTRPAAVLIGPPGSGKSTVGQGLAERLGLPFRDTDADVEAVAGKPIAEIFIDDGEEHFRTLERQAVARALAEHEGVLALGGGAILDPGTQQALSGHTVVYLQVGLSDAVKRVGLASARPLLVLNPRSQLRKLLEERLPIYERLAVISVDTDGREPAEVVDEVAAAIEERTR; this is encoded by the coding sequence ATGACGCGACCCGCGGCCGTGCTGATCGGCCCGCCCGGCTCCGGCAAGTCCACCGTCGGCCAGGGGCTGGCCGAACGCCTGGGCCTGCCGTTCCGCGACACCGACGCCGACGTGGAGGCCGTCGCCGGCAAGCCCATCGCCGAGATCTTCATCGACGACGGCGAGGAGCACTTCCGCACGCTCGAACGCCAGGCCGTGGCCAGGGCGCTGGCCGAGCACGAGGGCGTGCTGGCGCTCGGCGGCGGGGCGATCCTGGACCCGGGCACCCAGCAGGCGCTGTCCGGCCACACCGTGGTCTACCTGCAGGTGGGCCTGTCGGACGCGGTCAAGCGGGTCGGCCTGGCATCGGCCCGGCCGCTGCTGGTGCTCAACCCGCGCAGCCAGCTCCGCAAGCTGCTGGAGGAACGGCTGCCCATCTACGAGCGGCTGGCGGTGATCTCGGTGGACACCGACGGCCGGGAACCCGCCGAGGTCGTCGACGAGGTGGCCGCCGCGATCGAGGAGCGCACCCGATGA